One region of Olleya sp. Hel_I_94 genomic DNA includes:
- the der gene encoding ribosome biogenesis GTPase Der: protein MGNIVAIVGRPNVGKSTFFNRLIQRREAIVDAVSGVTRDRHYGKSDWNGKEFSLIDTGGYVKGSDDVFEAEIDKQVVLAIEEADAIIFMVNVEDGVTGMDEDVARLLRKVTKPVFLVVNKVDNGKREEDAVEFYNLGLGEYHTIASINGSGTGDLLDALVAALPEVEEEEEEVDAIPRFAVVGRPNAGKSSFINALIGEDRYIVTDIAGTTRDSIDTKYNRFGFEFNLVDTAGIRKKSKVKEDLEFYSVMRSVRAIEHSDVCLLVVDATRGFDGQVQNIFWLAQRNRKGIVVLINKWDLVEKDHKSTIEFEKYIKTQLEPFTDVPIVFISVLTKQRIYKAIETAVEVYQNRSKRIKTSELNETLLPIIDNYPPPAYKGKFVKIKYVMQLPTPQPQFAFFCNLPQYVREGYKRYLENKLRELYDFKGVPISVYMRKK, encoded by the coding sequence ATGGGTAATATAGTAGCTATTGTAGGAAGACCAAATGTTGGTAAATCAACTTTTTTTAATCGTTTAATTCAACGTCGTGAGGCAATTGTGGATGCTGTTAGTGGTGTTACAAGAGATAGACATTATGGTAAAAGTGATTGGAACGGAAAAGAATTTTCGTTAATCGATACAGGAGGATATGTAAAAGGAAGTGATGATGTTTTTGAAGCAGAAATCGATAAACAAGTTGTTTTAGCTATTGAAGAAGCAGATGCTATTATTTTTATGGTAAATGTGGAAGATGGTGTAACAGGAATGGATGAGGATGTTGCAAGATTACTGCGTAAAGTTACAAAGCCTGTCTTTTTAGTAGTTAATAAAGTAGATAATGGTAAGCGTGAAGAAGACGCTGTCGAGTTTTACAACTTAGGACTTGGTGAATACCATACTATTGCTAGTATTAACGGAAGTGGTACTGGAGATTTATTAGATGCTTTAGTAGCAGCATTACCAGAAGTAGAAGAGGAGGAAGAGGAAGTAGATGCTATACCACGTTTTGCAGTAGTTGGTCGTCCTAATGCTGGAAAATCATCTTTTATAAATGCCTTAATTGGTGAAGATAGATATATTGTTACAGATATAGCTGGTACAACCAGAGACTCTATTGATACAAAATATAACCGTTTTGGATTTGAATTTAATTTAGTAGATACTGCTGGAATTAGAAAAAAATCTAAAGTAAAAGAAGACTTAGAGTTTTACTCTGTAATGCGAAGCGTACGTGCTATTGAGCATTCTGACGTTTGTCTTTTAGTAGTTGATGCTACCAGAGGATTTGATGGACAAGTACAAAATATATTTTGGTTAGCACAACGTAACAGAAAAGGTATTGTAGTGCTAATTAATAAATGGGATTTAGTAGAAAAAGACCACAAGTCAACTATCGAATTTGAAAAATACATTAAAACACAATTAGAACCTTTTACTGATGTGCCAATTGTATTTATTTCGGTATTAACTAAGCAACGTATTTATAAAGCTATTGAAACCGCTGTTGAGGTGTACCAAAACCGATCTAAACGTATCAAAACTAGCGAGCTTAATGAGACTTTATTACCTATCATAGATAATTATCCACCACCAGCTTATAAAGGTAAATTTGTTAAAATTAAATACGTAATGCAATTGCCAACACCACAACCGCAATTTGCTTTTTTCTGTAACTTACCACAATATGTGCGTGAAGGATACAAGCGTTATTTAGAAAACAAATTACGTGAGTTGTATGACTTTAAAGGTGTGCCAATTAGCGTTTACATGCGTAAAAAATAA
- a CDS encoding DUF2911 domain-containing protein yields MKKLLFIIAVVLIGTTVNAQEFAKMDKSPMDRAYYPENAPKRAFEKDEAKQAAMEPQIRVTYSRPAKKGRDIFGGLLKFGEAWRVGANESTEILFLNDVTVGGKTVKAGRYSIIIIPTANEWTLKLNTGLDGWGNYGYDESNDVASVSVAVTESDTEIENLSIALYEASKNTVHLKIGWDTTVVEFPITLK; encoded by the coding sequence ATGAAAAAATTACTATTTATTATCGCAGTTGTATTAATAGGAACGACTGTCAATGCACAAGAGTTTGCTAAAATGGACAAAAGCCCAATGGATCGTGCCTATTATCCAGAAAACGCACCAAAACGAGCGTTTGAAAAAGATGAAGCTAAGCAAGCCGCAATGGAGCCACAAATTAGAGTAACTTACTCTAGACCTGCAAAAAAAGGGAGAGACATTTTTGGAGGTTTATTAAAATTTGGAGAAGCATGGCGAGTTGGTGCTAATGAGTCTACTGAGATATTATTTTTAAACGATGTTACTGTTGGCGGAAAAACGGTAAAAGCTGGAAGATATTCTATAATAATCATCCCTACTGCTAACGAGTGGACACTTAAACTAAATACTGGTTTAGATGGTTGGGGAAATTACGGTTATGACGAAAGTAACGATGTTGCTAGTGTAAGCGTAGCTGTTACTGAAAGTGATACAGAAATTGAAAACCTGTCTATCGCGTTATACGAGGCATCTAAAAACACAGTACACTTAAAAATTGGATGGGATACTACTGTTGTAGAGTTTCCTATTACTTTAAAATAA
- the era gene encoding GTPase Era, which translates to MAHKAGFVNIIGNPNVGKSTLMNAFVGEKLSIITSKAQTTRHRILGIVNGEDFQVILSDTPGIIKPAYELQASMMDFVKSAFDDADILIYMVEIGEKELKDEAFFNKITNAKIPVLLLLNKIDKSNQEQLEEQVQSWATKVPNAEIIAISALEGFNVKEVFDRIIELLPESPAFYPKDQLTDKPERFFINETIREKILMHYKKEIPYAVEIDTEEFFEEDQIIRVRSVIMVERETQKGIIIGHKGSALKRVGVEARKDLEKFFGKQIHLELYVKVNKNWRSNQRQLKRFGYNQ; encoded by the coding sequence ATGGCACATAAAGCAGGTTTTGTAAATATTATTGGTAATCCAAACGTAGGTAAGTCAACACTTATGAATGCCTTTGTAGGCGAAAAATTGTCTATAATTACCTCTAAGGCACAAACCACAAGACACAGGATTTTAGGGATTGTTAATGGTGAAGATTTTCAGGTAATACTAAGTGATACACCAGGAATTATTAAACCAGCTTACGAGCTGCAAGCCTCTATGATGGATTTTGTTAAGTCCGCTTTTGATGATGCAGACATCCTTATTTATATGGTAGAAATTGGTGAAAAAGAATTAAAAGACGAAGCGTTTTTTAATAAAATTACCAATGCTAAAATCCCTGTTTTATTACTTTTAAACAAAATTGATAAATCTAATCAAGAGCAGTTAGAAGAGCAAGTGCAATCTTGGGCAACTAAAGTGCCAAATGCAGAGATTATTGCTATTTCAGCATTAGAAGGGTTTAATGTAAAAGAAGTTTTTGACCGTATTATCGAATTATTACCAGAATCTCCAGCCTTTTATCCAAAGGATCAATTAACAGACAAGCCAGAACGCTTTTTTATAAACGAAACCATTCGTGAAAAAATCTTAATGCATTATAAAAAGGAAATCCCTTATGCAGTAGAGATTGATACGGAAGAGTTTTTTGAAGAAGACCAAATAATCAGAGTAAGATCTGTAATTATGGTGGAGCGCGAAACGCAAAAAGGGATCATTATTGGACATAAAGGAAGTGCCTTAAAACGTGTAGGTGTTGAGGCTAGAAAGGATCTAGAAAAATTCTTTGGTAAGCAAATTCACTTGGAGCTTTATGTAAAAGTTAATAAAAATTGGAGAAGCAACCAACGTCAGTTAAAACGTTTTGGTTACAATCAGTAG
- a CDS encoding RNA methyltransferase codes for MVDNFENEYFGIGIQNGKTPENLGVLWRTAQNLGASYIFTIGNRYAKQACDTHNAVKSMPYFHYDTFQDFYDNIPKGARLVGVELDDTAVDLETFHHPRRCVYLLGAEDHGLSKQAIEKSHFLVKFKSQLSLNVSVAGSIVMYDRGINKPRS; via the coding sequence ATGGTAGATAATTTTGAAAACGAATATTTTGGTATAGGTATCCAAAACGGAAAAACACCAGAAAACTTAGGTGTCCTTTGGCGTACTGCACAAAATTTAGGCGCAAGCTATATTTTTACAATTGGTAATAGGTATGCTAAACAAGCTTGCGATACGCATAATGCAGTCAAGTCTATGCCATATTTTCATTATGATACCTTTCAGGATTTTTATGATAACATCCCAAAAGGTGCGCGATTAGTAGGTGTAGAGCTGGATGATACCGCAGTGGATCTAGAAACCTTCCATCATCCTAGACGTTGTGTCTATTTATTAGGTGCAGAGGATCATGGATTATCTAAACAAGCGATAGAAAAAAGCCATTTTTTGGTTAAATTTAAGTCGCAATTAAGCTTAAATGTATCTGTTGCAGGAAGTATTGTGATGTATGATAGAGGAATAAACAAACCAAGGTCGTAA
- a CDS encoding GTP-binding protein, producing the protein MNENLNEVVLRPRFKIELNRSHTSVLEDFEAKRLDQKQFIVSRVDDHVFIKLPKAQQQFWSPQLHLEINDLENNKSQLYGLFGPNPTVWTLFMFLHFLVAGLFIAFCISAYSNYALKVDYQLQVWGLIGMVILWFILYFSGRLSKTSNQKEMTALYTFMSSVLDE; encoded by the coding sequence ATGAACGAAAATTTAAATGAAGTCGTGCTGCGTCCACGATTTAAGATAGAATTAAATAGATCACATACGTCTGTTTTAGAAGATTTTGAAGCTAAACGACTGGACCAGAAGCAATTTATAGTCTCCAGAGTGGATGATCATGTGTTTATTAAATTACCAAAAGCGCAACAACAATTTTGGTCACCACAATTACATTTAGAGATAAATGATCTAGAAAACAACAAAAGTCAATTGTATGGGCTTTTTGGTCCTAATCCAACAGTTTGGACATTATTTATGTTTTTACATTTTTTAGTTGCTGGATTATTTATAGCATTTTGTATTTCGGCTTACTCCAATTATGCCTTAAAAGTAGACTATCAATTACAAGTTTGGGGACTAATTGGTATGGTTATACTATGGTTTATATTGTATTTTTCTGGACGTTTAAGTAAAACGTCAAACCAAAAAGAAATGACAGCACTTTACACGTTTATGAGTAGTGTTTTAGATGAATAA
- a CDS encoding DUF6503 family protein: MTILRPVIILLLLALNTSCKERNTSNTATVIDSTTVTTTTLSKAQQIINKTILAHGGDLYQTAHYAFTFRDKQYQFKNEGSNYKYTKTYIKDNDTIQDILTNTTFSRLLNNKAVTLTEKEIVDGSGAINSVIYFAMLPYKLNDPAVNASYIEATTIKNKDYAVIQITFNEAGGGQDFDDQFYYWINKDTNKIDYLAYSYHVNEGGVRFRSAYNSRVIDGITFQDYINYKADVGTALQTLPTLHEADMLEKLSEIKTENIINLNKN; encoded by the coding sequence ATGACCATTTTAAGACCTGTTATTATACTACTATTACTAGCCTTAAACACGTCCTGTAAAGAACGCAACACTAGTAATACTGCAACAGTCATAGATAGTACAACAGTAACAACGACTACCCTTAGTAAAGCGCAGCAAATTATAAATAAAACTATTTTGGCTCATGGTGGCGACTTATACCAAACTGCACATTATGCGTTTACTTTTAGAGATAAGCAGTATCAATTTAAAAATGAAGGTTCTAATTATAAGTACACTAAAACGTATATAAAGGACAACGATACGATCCAAGATATATTGACTAATACTACATTTTCAAGACTTTTAAATAATAAAGCAGTTACACTAACGGAAAAGGAAATTGTGGATGGCTCAGGAGCGATAAACTCGGTTATTTATTTTGCTATGTTACCTTACAAATTAAATGATCCTGCTGTTAACGCTAGTTATATTGAAGCTACTACTATAAAAAATAAAGACTATGCAGTCATACAAATTACTTTTAATGAAGCAGGTGGTGGACAAGACTTTGACGACCAGTTTTATTATTGGATAAATAAGGACACTAATAAAATTGACTATTTAGCCTACAGTTATCATGTCAATGAAGGTGGTGTAAGATTTAGAAGCGCTTATAACAGTCGTGTTATTGATGGCATAACGTTTCAGGATTATATAAATTATAAAGCAGATGTTGGTACTGCATTACAAACGCTACCTACATTACATGAAGCTGATATGCTTGAAAAACTTTCAGAAATAAAAACCGAGAACATAATTAATTTAAACAAAAACTAA
- a CDS encoding choice-of-anchor I family protein: MKHLKKSVLLFSALTLFHCANDDDASVDLPTVNTAVNFTYKTTINVGGEAAAEISAYDKTTKKLFVTNAESNEISIYNLTDLELPLQEASISLSGFGAPNSVAVFDGKLAVAVEASTKQNPGQIRVYNTADASLNNTYTVGALPDMVTFSKDGNFILSANEGEPNADYTNDPMGTVSIIDLNNNTVTTLDFTSFNSQEATLEANHFRVTGLNADLAKDVEPEYITVSEDSQTAWVSLQENNGIAKINLLTKTIEAIFPLGYKDHMLPQNSLDASNEDGVTQLKNWPVRGLYQPDAIVSVRINGTDYVISANEGDAREYEGTPGYIDIDRVKDLTLDATMFPASEDYQNEANLGRLNVMLSEGDIDNDGDYDYLYSYGARSFSIWSANGALVYDSGNSIATQTLAATPATFNDEDKRSDDKGAEPESVDVLNIGNQRYILFVGLERTDQIMVYDITNPNAPVFLSILSHAGDEAPEGLLAIPAADSPTGKDLLIVSNEDSGTVSFYENQQ; this comes from the coding sequence ATGAAACATTTAAAAAAGTCAGTACTATTATTTTCAGCCTTAACATTATTCCATTGTGCAAACGATGATGACGCTTCTGTAGATCTACCAACAGTAAATACAGCAGTTAATTTTACTTATAAAACCACAATTAATGTTGGAGGTGAGGCTGCTGCCGAAATTTCTGCATATGATAAAACAACAAAAAAGTTGTTTGTTACTAATGCTGAAAGTAATGAGATTTCTATTTATAACCTTACAGATTTAGAACTACCATTGCAAGAAGCATCCATTAGCTTAAGTGGTTTTGGTGCACCTAATAGTGTAGCAGTTTTTGATGGTAAGTTAGCAGTAGCTGTTGAAGCTTCAACTAAACAAAATCCAGGACAAATAAGAGTGTATAATACTGCTGATGCGTCTTTAAATAATACCTATACAGTTGGTGCGTTACCAGATATGGTTACATTTTCTAAAGATGGTAATTTTATTTTATCAGCTAATGAAGGCGAGCCAAATGCAGATTATACCAACGATCCAATGGGAACCGTAAGTATTATCGATTTAAATAATAACACTGTTACCACTTTAGATTTTACAAGTTTTAATAGCCAAGAGGCTACTTTGGAAGCCAATCATTTTAGAGTAACAGGATTAAATGCAGATCTAGCAAAAGACGTCGAGCCAGAATATATTACAGTGTCAGAAGACTCGCAGACAGCTTGGGTATCACTTCAAGAAAATAACGGAATTGCAAAAATTAACCTGCTAACAAAAACCATTGAAGCTATTTTTCCTTTAGGTTATAAAGACCATATGTTACCTCAAAATAGTTTGGATGCTAGTAACGAGGATGGCGTAACCCAACTTAAAAATTGGCCAGTTAGAGGTTTGTACCAACCAGACGCTATTGTATCTGTTAGAATAAACGGAACAGATTATGTGATTTCTGCTAATGAAGGTGATGCAAGAGAATATGAAGGCACTCCTGGTTATATAGACATTGACAGAGTTAAAGATTTAACCTTGGATGCCACTATGTTTCCTGCGTCAGAAGATTATCAAAACGAAGCTAATTTAGGACGATTAAACGTGATGTTGTCTGAAGGCGATATTGATAACGATGGTGATTATGACTATTTGTATAGTTATGGTGCACGTTCGTTTTCTATCTGGAGTGCAAATGGAGCTTTAGTGTATGATAGTGGTAATAGTATTGCAACGCAAACCTTAGCAGCTACTCCAGCAACCTTTAATGATGAGGATAAACGAAGCGATGATAAAGGTGCAGAACCAGAAAGTGTTGATGTTTTAAATATTGGTAACCAACGTTATATTTTATTTGTAGGATTAGAGCGTACAGACCAAATTATGGTGTATGATATTACTAATCCAAATGCTCCTGTGTTTTTATCCATTTTATCACACGCTGGAGACGAGGCTCCAGAAGGTCTGTTAGCTATTCCTGCAGCAGATAGTCCAACAGGAAAAGACCTATTGATAGTCTCTAACGAGGATAGTGGTACAGTATCATTTTACGAAAATCAACAATAA
- a CDS encoding TetR/AcrR family transcriptional regulator: MKKSKEHIIDIAIVLLEKNIFVSLDEIALESGISRRTLHRYFDGKEELIIQVFETLLNEYTEGFIDIIWAEMNTVDTIKSLLKYDLKWYSRYTTIYNLYETHSDKYKFEEDLIKKIEQDYISIFTTFLSEYDCNPLLNSQWLEAYYTSILKLGGNQIKTGLDKETVFKTIWEIFWNGIISKN; the protein is encoded by the coding sequence ATGAAGAAATCAAAAGAGCATATAATTGATATAGCGATTGTTTTATTGGAAAAAAACATTTTCGTGTCACTAGATGAAATTGCCTTAGAATCAGGTATTAGCAGAAGAACTTTACATCGTTACTTTGACGGAAAAGAAGAACTCATTATTCAAGTTTTCGAAACTTTATTAAACGAATATACCGAAGGCTTCATTGATATTATTTGGGCAGAAATGAATACAGTTGACACAATAAAAAGTCTATTGAAATATGATTTAAAATGGTATTCTAGATATACAACTATTTATAATTTGTATGAAACGCATAGCGATAAATATAAATTTGAAGAAGATTTGATTAAGAAAATCGAACAAGATTACATTTCTATTTTCACAACATTTCTAAGTGAGTATGACTGCAATCCTTTACTTAATTCTCAGTGGTTAGAGGCTTATTACACTAGTATTTTAAAACTAGGAGGAAATCAAATAAAAACTGGTTTAGATAAAGAAACAGTTTTTAAGACAATATGGGAAATATTTTGGAATGGTATAATCTCAAAAAACTAA
- a CDS encoding TonB-dependent receptor yields the protein MRNLIIITALLCTTFSFSQSKEFIITGQVLDDLDQAPLEAATVYLERVKDSSLVTYTITDKDGSFSLEDASAEENLNLLVSYVGYQSYKKQIAIKAGGNINLGKINLQISNALDEVVIKSSAPVTIKKDTLEFNVNSFKTKKDATVEDLLKQLPGVEIDEEGKIKVNGKEVNKILVNGKPFFGNDPSITIKNLTKEIIEKIQVVDTKTKSEAFTGEEGDKENKTINLTIKEENNKGVFGRVAAGVGTDKRYEFAGMFNRFDNDQRISVLVGGNNINSPGFSFGEIEKMFGSGGSRSWDSNGSFSINGRQFGGGQGITTSKLAGANYADALSEKTEVAADYFFSNSNSENETSSQRETILSDSRYFSNSTSRSNNDTQSHTVNSDFEIKIDTTFFINIKPSFAYSKSTTDYTSQDETLDEDRALTNQSTLSSFVDNRVKNFSNEISVTKKFGNKGAFLRFGLDNSFNNSESEDFINSNTEVFGSSPETINRNQFTDGDNSSNNLQTDISYRLPVIEKEFFVSFDYEYQRNKDENIQSTFDYNSGTDNYDAFNELLSTDFEYTDIKSAPGVSLSYNKEKWSARIGADYVSRTLKNQDGLRPQFNVERDFKAVELRSNFNYRFSKKASIYANYRLSNRPPSLRQLQAFEDVSNPLNTVVGNPNLEPTNEHSFYMGFNAYNWQERSGFYMYANISRSQNAVVSRTTIDPATLKRITTYDNVDGNQSGYFGLDYSKKFKIDSLQSVRFKIGNWSNFSKNINYNNDVQYASNVLVFNPNFGIDYVYNTIFEFKPRYRISFTNNKYDIEAFEDRNFTSHNLDLNTAFFLPKGLEWRNDVTYNYNPNIADGFQKDAWFWNASVAYSVLKDKGLVTLKVYDLLNQNTNARRTATNDYIQDTQSTVLRQYFMLNFSWKFNSLGSKGETRDNGMYYMD from the coding sequence ATGCGTAATCTAATCATTATCACTGCACTGCTGTGTACCACTTTTTCATTTAGTCAATCCAAAGAATTTATTATAACAGGTCAGGTGCTTGATGACTTAGATCAAGCACCTTTAGAAGCCGCAACGGTTTATCTAGAGCGTGTCAAGGATAGTAGTTTAGTAACGTATACTATAACAGATAAAGATGGATCTTTTAGTCTAGAAGATGCTAGTGCTGAAGAAAATTTAAATCTTCTAGTGTCTTACGTAGGTTACCAATCTTACAAGAAACAAATAGCTATCAAAGCAGGCGGAAATATTAATTTGGGTAAAATTAATTTGCAAATTAGTAATGCCTTAGATGAGGTAGTTATCAAGTCTTCAGCGCCTGTAACTATTAAAAAAGATACTTTAGAGTTTAATGTAAATTCATTTAAAACAAAAAAAGACGCAACTGTTGAGGATTTACTAAAACAATTACCAGGTGTCGAAATTGATGAAGAAGGTAAGATTAAAGTTAACGGTAAAGAGGTTAATAAAATATTGGTAAACGGTAAACCCTTTTTTGGAAACGATCCTTCTATTACAATAAAAAACTTAACTAAAGAGATTATTGAAAAAATCCAGGTTGTTGACACCAAAACAAAAAGTGAAGCCTTTACAGGAGAAGAAGGAGATAAAGAAAACAAAACCATAAACTTAACCATAAAAGAAGAAAACAATAAAGGTGTTTTTGGACGTGTTGCAGCAGGAGTTGGGACAGATAAAAGGTATGAATTTGCTGGAATGTTTAATAGGTTTGACAACGACCAACGTATTAGCGTTTTGGTTGGTGGAAATAACATAAACTCGCCAGGATTTAGTTTTGGTGAAATCGAAAAAATGTTTGGTAGTGGAGGAAGCCGAAGTTGGGATAGCAATGGTTCTTTTAGTATTAACGGAAGACAATTTGGAGGTGGTCAAGGGATTACAACCTCTAAATTAGCAGGAGCCAATTATGCAGATGCTTTAAGCGAAAAAACAGAAGTTGCTGCAGATTATTTTTTCTCAAACAGTAATTCTGAAAACGAAACGTCTTCCCAAAGGGAAACTATTTTATCTGATTCTAGATATTTTTCTAATTCTACATCTCGCTCAAATAACGATACACAAAGTCATACTGTAAATTCGGATTTTGAAATAAAAATTGACACTACATTTTTTATAAACATCAAACCATCCTTTGCTTACTCTAAAAGTACAACAGATTATACTAGTCAAGACGAAACTTTAGATGAAGATAGAGCGTTAACCAACCAATCTACATTATCATCGTTTGTAGATAATCGCGTTAAAAACTTTTCAAATGAAATTAGCGTTACTAAAAAGTTTGGTAATAAAGGTGCCTTTTTAAGATTTGGATTGGATAACAGTTTTAATAATAGCGAAAGTGAAGACTTTATAAATTCTAATACCGAAGTGTTTGGATCAAGTCCAGAAACTATTAACCGAAACCAATTTACTGATGGTGATAACTCAAGCAACAATTTACAAACTGACATAAGCTATAGATTGCCAGTTATTGAAAAAGAATTTTTTGTAAGTTTTGATTATGAATACCAACGTAATAAAGACGAAAACATACAAAGTACCTTTGATTACAACTCTGGTACAGATAATTATGATGCTTTTAATGAACTGTTAAGTACAGATTTTGAATACACTGATATAAAAAGTGCACCAGGAGTTAGCTTAAGTTATAATAAAGAAAAATGGTCAGCTAGAATAGGTGCAGATTACGTGTCTAGAACTTTGAAAAATCAAGATGGATTACGACCGCAATTTAATGTTGAAAGAGATTTTAAAGCAGTCGAACTACGATCTAATTTTAATTATAGATTTAGTAAAAAGGCTTCTATTTACGCCAATTACAGACTATCAAATAGACCACCATCTTTAAGGCAATTACAAGCGTTTGAGGATGTGTCAAACCCATTAAATACAGTTGTAGGTAATCCTAATCTAGAGCCAACTAATGAGCATAGTTTTTACATGGGCTTTAATGCTTATAATTGGCAAGAACGTTCTGGTTTTTATATGTATGCTAATATTTCTAGAAGTCAAAATGCAGTAGTGTCCAGAACAACAATTGATCCAGCAACTTTAAAACGTATTACTACTTATGACAATGTAGACGGTAATCAAAGTGGGTATTTTGGATTGGATTATAGTAAAAAGTTTAAAATAGACTCTTTACAATCTGTAAGATTTAAAATTGGTAACTGGTCAAACTTTTCAAAAAATATAAACTATAATAACGACGTGCAATACGCAAGTAATGTATTGGTGTTTAATCCAAACTTTGGGATTGATTATGTTTATAATACTATTTTTGAGTTTAAACCACGTTACCGAATTTCATTTACAAATAACAAATATGATATTGAAGCTTTTGAAGACAGAAACTTCACATCTCATAATTTAGATTTAAATACTGCATTTTTTCTTCCAAAAGGTTTAGAATGGCGAAATGATGTCACCTATAATTATAATCCAAATATAGCAGATGGTTTTCAAAAAGATGCTTGGTTTTGGAATGCTAGTGTAGCGTATTCAGTATTAAAAGATAAAGGGTTAGTCACGCTAAAAGTTTATGATTTATTAAATCAAAATACCAACGCAAGGCGTACAGCTACTAATGACTATATACAGGATACGCAAAGTACTGTATTACGTCAATACTTTATGCTTAACTTTAGTTGGAAGTTTAACAGTTTAGGGTCTAAGGGAGAAACTAGAGATAATGGTATGTATTACATGGATTAA
- the xerA gene encoding site-specific tyrosine recombinase/integron integrase: MELKKHITLKHLLIDNKKFIGLQFYSDKVLNSLIKELPDLQWTDEFNMHYIENTTNNLSAIFDLFRGVAWINGKYFFQTTKSKQLDEEFNVEWYRKRDLPKNLKSCPESYFQKLELKRYANNTVKSYVSCFERFINYHINKDIDSLNEVDIRNYIQVLIQSKHSNSYINQAINSIKFYYEVVLGMPNRFYAIERPRKEAKLPIVLSKIEVLKLIESTNNIKHKCIVSLLYSAGLRRSELLSLKPKDIDSKRMVIKVLGSKGNKDRYTLLSHSILKDLRLYFKQYQPKDYLFEGVRGQKYNANSVYKIVSNAGAKAGIKVKVSPHVLRHSFATHLLESGTDLRYIQILLGHNSSKTTEIYTHVATNTFNLIKNPLDL; this comes from the coding sequence ATGGAACTAAAAAAACATATTACACTAAAACATCTTTTAATAGATAATAAAAAATTTATTGGACTACAATTTTACTCTGATAAGGTATTAAATTCTTTAATAAAAGAATTACCAGATTTACAATGGACAGATGAGTTTAATATGCATTATATTGAAAACACAACAAATAACTTAAGTGCAATATTTGATTTATTTAGAGGTGTTGCCTGGATTAATGGAAAATACTTTTTTCAGACTACCAAATCCAAACAATTGGATGAAGAATTTAATGTAGAATGGTACAGAAAACGAGACTTACCCAAAAACTTGAAGTCTTGTCCAGAATCTTATTTTCAAAAATTAGAATTAAAAAGATATGCTAATAACACAGTAAAATCCTACGTGTCTTGTTTTGAAAGATTTATAAATTACCATATAAACAAAGATATAGATAGCTTAAATGAAGTAGACATACGCAACTACATACAGGTTTTGATACAGAGCAAACACTCCAACTCCTACATTAATCAAGCTATTAATAGTATAAAGTTTTATTACGAAGTTGTTTTAGGCATGCCAAACCGGTTTTATGCAATTGAAAGACCTAGGAAAGAAGCCAAACTACCAATTGTATTATCCAAAATAGAAGTTTTAAAACTTATTGAATCCACCAACAACATAAAACATAAATGTATTGTTAGCCTACTCTATTCGGCTGGATTACGTCGAAGCGAATTATTAAGTTTAAAACCAAAAGACATAGATAGTAAACGTATGGTAATAAAAGTATTAGGATCCAAAGGAAATAAAGATCGTTACACGTTATTATCGCATAGTATTCTAAAAGATTTAAGACTGTATTTTAAGCAATACCAACCAAAAGACTATCTATTTGAAGGTGTTAGAGGTCAAAAATATAATGCAAATAGTGTTTATAAAATTGTAAGTAATGCAGGAGCAAAAGCAGGAATAAAAGTTAAAGTTTCTCCGCATGTGCTAAGACATAGTTTTGCAACTCACCTCCTAGAATCTGGTACAGATTTAAGGTACATACAGATACTACTTGGCCATAACTCGTCAAAAACCACAGAAATTTACACTCATGTTGCCACAAATACTTTTAACTTAATAAAAAATCCGTTAGATTTGTAG